One region of Oryza sativa Japonica Group chromosome 5, ASM3414082v1 genomic DNA includes:
- the LOC4339434 gene encoding protein MLN51 homolog: MADREKAEETEEEYESDLDDAPLPAVRRRDAASDDDEEEEEEEEEGARPSPPTKAGSDAESDGQGAAEVYDDDDAYEDDEGYEEYGEVYEEFEQGRGVAGGVATGAVAAAGEEAGMGMKGEAEGEASAAAAEGEEGKKGSEPYAVPTAGAFYMHDDRFQEARGHGRQRRMVGDRRLWNAKEDQAWVHDRFDEMNLHDFHNDYTRRRPRGRFRGRGGAPVGKVRGGSRDNFRGNRSQTYYRDGAKNYIYVPKEPHSYHDNTKKVQQVLNDNGKNRTIKPPNPRDGDANNFDFVRKESRPLYGNAKSNKSAPRVVRGRGSKRYQPHWRSTAEISSEHNNKSQNLENTSSNANLGKHQHQASNSQPERGFPMKQSFASNLNSASPPFYPSRPSHQELPVSQRGDGQPSTTTRHFSSPIGMEHVSPTPQYGPLLRGKAFVPSAGHGKLHAEVPIKGMDHPSFHSSTSSSTSQFPIATNQVTGNSAKSPHPIVQQRLVQSFNQSTPKMPGQMFAAQFASSDKLPSSMQSTSTILTEGTEISSPHGSNKSNTRLMAKGQHSDQGEEHASFMYGGAQVLGTTGSLGDQNFHGTPALFPVMQFGGQHPGGTGVPSIGMALPGFVSQQQLGLSNSEMTWLPILAGASGALGATYGSPYITVDGSYYPRTSEHASSSVSLREPSASSQLKSQEITEALNDELSQRQHKPRRYSEMNFGK, from the exons ATGGCCGACAGGGAGAAGGCggaggagacggaggaggagtaCGAGAGCGACCTCGACGACGCGCCCCTCCCGGCGGTGCGGCGCCGGGACGcggcgagcgacgacgacgaggaggaggaggaggaggaggaggaaggggcgagGCCCTCTCCGCCTACGAAGGCCGGATCCGACGCGGAATCCGACGGGCAAGGCGCCGCCGAGgtgtacgacgacgacgacgcgtacGAAGATGACGAAGGGTACGAGGAATACGGGGAGGTGTACGAGGAGTTCGAGCAAGGGCGAGGCGTTGCGGGCGGAGTGGCCACCGGGGCGGTGGCCGcagcgggggaggaggcggggatgGGTATGAAGGGGGAAGCGGAAGGTgaggcgtcggcggcagcggcggagggagaggaggggaagaaggggagcgAGCCCTATGCCGTCCCGACGGCTGGCGCCTTCTACATGCACGACGACCGCTTCCAGGAGGCCCGTGGCCATGGGCGCCAAAG GAGAATGGTGGGTGATAGACGGCTGTGGAATGCTAAAGAGGATCAAGCGTGGGTCCATGACAGATTTGATGAAATGAATTTACATGATTTCCATAATGACTAC ACAAGAAGAAGGCCCAGAGGTCGATTTAGAGGACGTGGTGGTGCACCTGTTGGTAAAGTTCGTGGTGGTAGCCGTGATAATTTCAGAGGCAACAGGTCGCAGACATACTATCGTGATGGTGCTAAGAACTACATATACGTTCCGAAAGAACCTCATAGTTACCATGATAACACCAAGAAGGTTCAACAGGTTCTGAATGATAATGGCAAGAATAGAACCATCAAACCACCTAATCCTCGTGATGGCGATGCCAACAATTTCGATTTTGTTCGAAAAGAGTCTCGCCCTCTTTATGGCAATGCCAAAAGTAATAAGAGTGCACCGAGAGTAGTTCGAGGAAGAGGCTCTAAACGTTACCAACCACATTGGAGGAGTACCGCTGAGATATCTTCAGAGCATAATAATAA ATCACAAAATCTTGAAAACACTTCTTCAAATGCAAACTTGGGAAAACACCAACATCAAGCTTCAAATTCTCAACCAGAACGAGGATTTCCGATGAAGCAGAGCTTTgcatcaaatttgaattcagcTTCACCTCCCTTTTACCCTTCTAGGCCATCTCATCAGGAACTCCCAGTGAGTCAGAGGGGGGATGGACAACCCAGTACCACTACTAGACACTTCTCATCCCCCATTGGTATGGAGCATGTCTCTCCAACCCCACAGTATGGCCCTCTCTTAAGAGGGAAAGCCTTTGTACCGTCTGCTGGGCATGGCAAGTTGCATGCTGAAGTTCCTATAAAGGGCATGGATCATCCTTCATTTCATTCATCTACATCATCATCAACTAGTCAATTTCCTATAGCTACTAATCAGGTCACTGGAAATTCGGCTAAGTCCCCACACCCAATTGTCCAACAAAGGTTGGTTCAATCATTTAATCAATCCACACCAAAGATGCCTGGTCAGATGTTTGCTGCGCAATTTGCTAGCAGTGATAAATTGCCATCTTCCATGCAATCTACATCAACAATTTTGACTGAAGGCACTGAAATTTCTTCACCTCATGGTTCCAACAAATCTAATACTAGATTGATGGCAAAGGGACAACATAGTGACCAGGGAGAAGAACATGCTTCTTTTATGTATGGTGGAGCTCAAGTTCTTGGGACTACAGGATCACTTGGTGACCAAAATTTCCATGGAACCCCTGCACTATTTCCAG TTATGCAGTTTGGAGGCCAGCATCCAGGTGGGACTGGCGTTCCCTCAATTGGCATGGCTCTACCAGGATTTGTGTCTCAACAACAACTTGGTCTGAGCAATTCTGAAATGACTTG GCTACCGATATTGGCTGGTGCTTCTGGAGCTTTGGGAGCAACGTATGGTTCACCTTATATTACTGTAGATGGCAGCTATTATCCCCGAACTTCTGAACATGCATCTTCATCAGTTTCTTTGAG AGAACCCAGTGCCTCTTCTCAGTTGAAGTCACAAGAAATAACTG AGGCTTTAAATGATGAACTTAGTCAACGCCAACATAAACCTCGGAG ATATTCGGAAATGAACTTTGGCAAATGA
- the LOC4339436 gene encoding pentatricopeptide repeat-containing protein At3g16610 translates to MSRSLPLLLLHSALVSKPAPSRLLSSSSSSAAAAAIAAASSGARVGGGHGIVSAVLEIVGPIELLFPSSEARLYVRLLRRCARDALAAGAGAVHGHVLKRGFASVSLVSNVLMDTYAKGGLMAACRHLFDEMPNKDIVSWCTVIAAHASRGHCFEAIGLFKELLSSEVKPNRFVISSVLNACARSGVIEQGLMVHGMVVKSGLGADRFVEVGFVDMYAKCGNVGYSFRMFNGIPVKSSVAWNAMISGFVENNCFMDAVELCQDMHRVGMAMDVVTLRVVASVAAILGAFELSRNIHVYALKAGLGRDCFVVSELIKSAGKAGETQYIKKLVPAVRRHDASLYSLAISGYHSNGCQGEAVKLAEVLLYSGLNLREGDLVTVINICQTKEEVQQMHAYTFRTGDLSYTNVCNSLISIYSEIGSLIHAESIFKTMQSRDVISWTAVMAGCVKNLQYERAFGYFLELRNSGEPLDQHCVANLINACTGLEDMYKGKQIHSLALKLGLLVDFISASLVNMYAKCHHIEWASQLFSSTLFPRNLVIINAMISGYCWNSLPQKALLLFCREYRSGLRPDHFTFSTVLGACADIGAKEAGEQIHGHLVKIGSEYLDVVVGNSIINFYVKCGCIANACRFFHSMRSRNINSYAMLMLGYIQNRCSDEALQFFSMMQQSGLRANRVTFARILRGCADLCAIHLGRQLHASIIKMGLISDVYVANALVGMYKKSEGWVESKRNSKETLAPEQDAEDNCYSEQRDIRSTLEEIGLFTLEEEKDKETFADERKVYTSAASVFGRDLRTDSIIGNWKNGRCNESGHLLNYKSAEYQEIGGEPFKLFALLQEDSRRSDKFVLLVITDNSHLKTKGAGFINAELARRPGFAPALDFPP, encoded by the coding sequence ATGTCCCGGTCTCTCCCTCTGCTACTCCTCCATTCCGCGCTCGTCTCCAAGCCCGCACCATCTAggctcctctcttcctcctcctcctccgccgccgccgccgccatcgccgcggccTCTTCTGGTGCCCGAGTCGGCGGGGGGCATGGGATCGTCTCCGCGGTGCTGGAGATCGTGGGCCCCATCGAGCTCCTCTTCCCGTCCTCCGAGGCGCGCCTCTACGTGCGCCTCCTGCGGCGCTGCGCGCGCGACGCTCtcgccgcgggcgcgggcgccgtcCACGGGCACGTCCTCAAGCGCGGCTTCGCATCCGTGTCGCTCGTGTCCAACGTCCTGATGGACACTTATGCCAAAGGCGGTCTCATGGCTGCCTGTCGCcacctgttcgacgaaatgccgaACAAGGACATCGTGTCATGGTGTACCGTCATCGCGGCGCACGCCAGCCGCGGGCACTGCTTCGAGGCCATTGGGCTGTTCAAGGAACTCCTGTCTTCTGAGGTGAAGCCAAATCGGTTCGTCATCTCATCGGTGCTGAACGCCTGTGCTCGGTCTGGTGTCATAGAACAGGGGCTCATGGTTCATGGAATGGTGGTCAAGTCTGGATTGGGTGCTGATAGGTTTGTGGAGGTTGGATTCGTTGATATGTATGCGAAATGTGGCAATGTTGGCTATTCATTCAGGATGTTCAATGGAATTCCGGTGAAGAGCTCAGTTGCTTGGAATGCAATGATTTCAGGTTTTGTTGAGAATAACTGTTTCATGGATGCCGTGGAGCTTTGTCAGGATATGCATCGAGTTGGCATGGCAATGGATGTGGTGACATTGAGGGTAGTTGCTAGCGTCGCTGCTATTCTGGGAGCATTTGAGCTTTCTAGGAACATTCATGTTTATGCACTTAAAGCGGGGTTGGGAAGAGACTGTTTTGTTGTGTCTGAACTGATCAAGTCAGCTGGGAAGGCAGGTGAGACTCAGTACATCAAAAAGCTTGTTCCTGCAGTTAGAAGGCATGATGCGTCTTTGTATTCTTTGGCAATCTCAGGTTATCACTCAAATGGTTGTCAGGGTGAAGCTGTGAAACTCGCAGAGGTTCTTCTTTATTCGGGTCTCAATTTAAGGGAAGGGGATTTGGTTACTGTGATAAATATCTGTCAGACCAAAGAGGAAGTTCAACAGATGCATGCTTATACTTTCAGAACTGGGGATTTATCTTATACTAATGTTTGCAATTCTCTTATATCGATATACTCTGAAATTGGATCGTTGATTCACGCGGAATCAATCTTTAAAACTATGCAATCCCGAGATGTCATATCATGGACTGCAGTCATGGCAGGCTGTGTCAAGAACCTACAATATGAAAGAGCATTTGGTTATTTTTTAGAGTTAAGAAACTCTGGAGAACCATTAGATCAGCACTGTGTTGCTAATCTAATAAATGCCTGTACAGGACTTGAAGACATGTACAAGGGAAAGCAGATTCACTCTTTAGCTCTTAAACTTGGGCTACTTGTTGATTTCATCAGTGCATCCCTAGTAAACATGTATGCAAAATGCCATCACATTGAGTGGGCTTCTCAGTTATTCTCTAGCACATTATTTCCACGAAATCTAGTGATAATCAATGCCATGATCTCTGGATATTGCTGGAATTCACTGCCACAGAAAGCTCTTCTACTCTTCTGCAGAGAATATCGTTCTGGTCTGCGTCCTGATCATTTCACCTTCTCAACTGTTCTTGGGGCATGTGCTGATATAGGAGCAAAGGAGGCTGGTGAGCAAATCCATGGccatcttgtgaagattggTTCTGAATACTTGGATGTTGTTGTTGGAAACTCTATCATAAACTTTTATGTCAAGTGTGGGTGCATTGCTAATGCTTGTAGGTTTTTCCATAGCATGAGGAGTCGAAACATCAAttcatatgcaatgttgatgttGGGTTATATTCAAAATAGATGCAGTGATGAAGCTCTTCAATTTTTCTCCATGATGCAACAGAGTGGGTTGCGTGCAAACCGTGTTACCTTTGCAAGAATCTTGAGGGGGTGTGCTGATCTTTGTGCTATTCATTTGGGAAGGCAACTGCATGCTTCCATTATAAAAATGGGCCTGATTTCTGATGTATATGTGGCAAATGCACTTGTAGGAATGTATAAAAAATCTGAAGGTTGGGTGGAATCAAAAAGAAATTCTAAAGAAACTTTGGCTCCAGAACAGGATGCCGAAGATAATTGCTATTCAGAACAAAGAGATATAAGAAGCACACTTGAAGAAATTGGATTATTCACATTGGAAGAAGAGAAAGACAAAGAAACTTTTGCTGATGAGCGGAAGGTCTACACTAGTGCTGCTTCTGTGTTTGGACGTGATCTTAGGACCGATTCTATCATTGGGAATTGGAAGAATGGCAGGTGCAATGAAAGCGGGCATTTGCTAAATTACAAGAGTGCAGAATATCAGGAAATTGGAGGTGAACCTTTTAAGTTGTTTGCATTGTTACAGGAGGATAGCAGAAGATCTGACAAATTTGTCCTGCTGGTCATCACTGATAATAGTCACTTAAAGACGAAGGGTGCAGGTTTTATTAATGCAGAACTAGCGAGACGACCTGGTTTTGCACCAGCACTTGACTTTCCTCCTTGA
- the LOC4339435 gene encoding uncharacterized protein: protein MGSRVKEEERNERAIRALLKLPGNRRCINCNSLGPQYVCTSFSTFVCVSCSGIHREFTHRVKSISMAKFTSQEVSALQEGGNERGKEIYLKHWDFQGQPLPDISDVDRLRNFIKIVYVDRRFTAERIGNHQPQAKGSRDDTYRNNNIDSSRGVQRGPYGGTSEDNHGPQHSTASTSEDQNNLNKHPVPAKVDQKNRTTTERENANTGKHQYLDGLQKTGGSSENNLKDTTKSVSSVVEPSKETNRKVLPIRLPDPPRSHKATTSTTPAEIQKVVPPRAADPSSKTTTDVKLEISKSLIDFDSDFEPHQGFGQTEVQKSSPLPDVGWATFDDTTPKNATATSISSTNSLNGPLVQILNSVSAPQISFPTRQSTKSLSFSQANNGSQQNQFFFRPTDNIQSYSSPLNRANSAPVNSQLWGAASQASIQGSHALPSNHGSNILAGTLASQRPAVDTTSSRGKALPEDIFTMSYHPYAANWDWRANPQLNMGYGQYNMQYPVGAANFPSLSSMRGALPHTGSTSMLPRAPFTGFVNSDLITPQILPPMTTNNHQFIVQQHDVKVTHQMQNASFPINQSHLPQVGGNPFF from the exons ATGGGGAGCAgggtgaaggaggaggagaggaacgaGAGGGCCATCCGGGCCCTGCTCAAGCTGCCCGGCAACCGCCGCTGCATCAACTGCAACAGCCTG GGACCACAATACGTATGCACAAGCTTCTCAACTTTCGTCTGTGTTAGTTGCAGCGGAATACA TCGGGAGTTCACTCATCGTGTAAAATCAATATCAATGGCTAAATTTACTTCTCAAGAAGTTTCTGCTCTTcaagaagggggaaacgag CGTGGTAAGGAAATATATTTGAAACATTGGGACTTCCAAGGACAGCCTCTTCCTGACATTAG TGATGTAGATAGGCTCAGAAACTTCATCAAGATTGTATATGTTGACCGAAGGTTCACAGCAGAAAGAATTGGTAACCATCAACCACAAGCGAAG GGTAGTCGGGATGACACTTACAGAAACAACAATATAGATTCATCCAGGGGAGTTCAAAGAGGCCCATATGGTGGAACTTCTGAAGATAATCACGGTCCACAGCATAGCACAGCAAGCACCTCAGAAGACCAAAACAATCTCAATAAGCATCCAGTACCTGCTAAAGTGGATCAAAAGAATAGAACCACTACAGAAAGGGAAAATGCCAACACTGGGAAACATCAATACCTGGATGGACTTCAAAAGACAGGTGGAAGCTCAGAAAATAATCTTAAGGATACGACCAAATCAGTATCTTCTGTGGTTGAACCTTCCAAAGAAACTAATAGAAAAGTTCTGCCTATAAGGCTTCCTGACCCTCCTAGATCTCATAAAGCCACAACATCTACCACTCCTGCTGAAATACAG AAAGTAGTGCCACCGAGGGCTGCTGATCCCAGTTCAAAAACTACAACAGATGTTAAATTAGAAATATCGAAAAGTTTGATTGACTTTGATTCAGATTTCGAGCCTCATCAAGGTTTTGGTCAAACTGAAGTGCAGAAGAGCTCACCTTTACCTGATGTTGGTTGGGCTACTTTTGATGACACTACTCCTAAAAACGCTACAGCCACTTCAATTTCCAGTACCAATTCTTTGAACGGTCCGCTGGTTCAGATCCTAAATTCTGTCTCAGCACCTCAAATTAGTTTTCCAACCAGGCAAAGTACCAAGTCCTTGTCTTTTTCCCAAGCAAATAACGGCAGTCAGCAGAACCAGTTCTTTTTCCGCCCCACAGATAATATCCAGTCTTACAGTTCTCCACTAAACAGAGCTAATAGTGCTCCGGTTAATAGCCAG TTGTGGGGAGCCGCATCGCAAGCATCAATACAAGGGAGCCATGCTCTTCCTTCAAATCATGGCTCAAATATATTGGCAGGAACACTAGCATCACAGAGACCTGCTGTGGACACCACATCTAGTAGAGGAAAGGCACTTCCAGAG GATATTTTTACCATGAGTTACCACCCATATGCTGCAAACTGGGATTGGAGAGCAAATCCTCAGTTAAATATGGGATATGGACAATACAACATGCAATATCCTGTAGGAGCTGCCAAT TTCCCTTCTTTGTCTTCCATGCGAGGAGCATTACCGCATACGGGTAGTACTTCAATGCTGCCGCGTGCTCCATTCACAGGATTTGTTAATTCTGATCTGATAACTCCACAAATTCTGCCACCAATGACGACGAACAAcc ATCAGTTCATAGTCCAACAACATGATGTTAAGGTTACACATCAGATGCAGAATGCCAGTTTCCCCATCAACCAAAGTCATTTGCCCCAAGTTGGTGGAAACCCCTTTTTTTAA